One segment of Vibrio gazogenes DNA contains the following:
- the rimO gene encoding 30S ribosomal protein S12 methylthiotransferase RimO, which produces MTVHTYTPNQTTTLDTAQKTLAQQESMNNAVTGNRIGFVSLGCPKNLVDSERILTQLRTEGYDIVSQYQHADLVIVNTCGFIDSAVQESLDAIGEALHENGKVIVTGCLGAREDEIREVHPNVLGITGPHAYENVLEHVHQFVPRPAHNPYTSLVPDHGVKLTPKHYAYLKISEGCNHRCTFCIIPSMRGKLVSRPVGDIIGEAERLKNAGVKELLVISQDTSAYGVDTKHSLGFSNGTPVRQNLKALSEHLSQLGIWVRLHYVYPYPHVDDIIPLMAEGKILPYLDIPFQHASPRVLKMMKRPGQAERTLERIQQWRNICPQLVIRSTFIVGFPGETEEDFQILLDWLQEAQLDRVGCFKYSPVEGATANELAEQVPESVKQDRYERFMALQQAISTAKLQQRIGSQMQVLIDEVDQEGAIGRTYADAPEIDGVVYLNGETGVKAGDLVNVTIEHADEYDLWGSLTAN; this is translated from the coding sequence ATGACAGTCCATACTTATACGCCAAATCAAACCACGACTCTGGATACAGCACAAAAAACACTGGCCCAGCAAGAATCAATGAACAATGCGGTGACAGGTAACAGAATCGGATTTGTCTCTCTGGGATGCCCGAAAAATCTGGTCGATTCGGAGCGAATTCTGACGCAATTACGCACGGAAGGATACGATATCGTCAGCCAGTATCAGCATGCGGATTTAGTCATCGTCAACACTTGTGGTTTTATCGACAGCGCCGTTCAGGAGTCTCTCGATGCGATCGGGGAAGCGCTGCATGAAAATGGCAAAGTCATCGTGACCGGATGCCTCGGGGCACGCGAAGATGAGATCCGAGAAGTTCACCCGAATGTCTTAGGTATTACCGGGCCTCACGCTTACGAGAATGTACTTGAGCATGTTCATCAGTTTGTACCTCGTCCGGCACACAATCCATATACCAGTCTCGTCCCGGATCATGGTGTCAAACTGACACCGAAACACTACGCTTACCTGAAAATATCGGAAGGCTGTAACCATCGCTGCACCTTCTGCATCATTCCTTCCATGCGCGGTAAATTAGTCAGTCGTCCGGTTGGAGACATCATCGGAGAAGCAGAACGACTGAAAAACGCCGGCGTCAAAGAGCTGCTCGTGATCAGCCAGGATACCAGTGCCTATGGCGTGGATACCAAACACAGTCTCGGTTTCTCAAACGGTACGCCGGTAAGACAAAACCTCAAAGCACTCAGTGAACACCTGAGTCAATTGGGCATTTGGGTCCGACTCCATTATGTTTATCCTTACCCGCATGTTGATGACATTATTCCGTTGATGGCTGAAGGAAAAATCCTACCCTATCTCGACATTCCGTTTCAACATGCCAGCCCGCGCGTATTGAAGATGATGAAACGGCCGGGTCAGGCAGAACGAACGCTGGAGCGTATTCAGCAATGGCGTAACATCTGTCCGCAATTGGTCATTCGTTCTACTTTTATCGTCGGGTTCCCCGGAGAAACAGAAGAAGACTTTCAAATCTTACTGGATTGGCTTCAGGAAGCGCAGCTCGATCGGGTCGGATGTTTTAAATACTCTCCGGTTGAAGGCGCAACAGCCAATGAACTGGCCGAACAGGTTCCGGAATCGGTCAAACAGGATCGCTATGAGCGTTTTATGGCGTTACAACAAGCAATCAGTACCGCAAAACTCCAACAGCGTATCGGCAGCCAGATGCAAGTGCTGATCGATGAAGTGGATCAAGAAGGTGCGATTGGTCGTACTTACGCTGACGCCCCCGAAATCGACGGTGTGGTTTATCTCAATGGCGAAACGGGTGTGAAAGCGGGTGATTTAGTCAATGTCACGATTGAACATGCTGACGAATATGATCTGTGGGGCAGCCTGACAGCGAACTAA
- a CDS encoding DMT family transporter gives MWILVTLFAAACQSIRTAYQKTLSQEQGFLHATMARSLYGLPIVSVYLLICWHFVGQVTLPSIGLFLGYASVCAIAQVLATYLMLRVFQSGSFALGTLLAKTEAVLAALIGIPLLHNSLNLIAWSGIALGVTGTLVMSMRLSNLRYMHKDLSLLAGLGSGFCFAITSVTASLASHSLQGSIITSAGVTIWYVLALQSVLLCGLQIYRSRDVLAPVKQSFLLSTKVGILSSLGSIGWFTGFALINPALVKTLGQIEILGTLYFSKRRFHERMSLQQWIGGSMIVGSVILVAIATL, from the coding sequence ATGTGGATTCTTGTAACACTCTTTGCTGCGGCCTGCCAATCGATCCGGACTGCTTATCAAAAAACACTGTCTCAAGAGCAAGGCTTTTTACACGCCACCATGGCACGTTCACTATACGGTTTACCCATTGTGAGTGTTTATTTATTGATTTGCTGGCATTTCGTCGGGCAAGTCACCTTACCGTCCATCGGGCTATTTTTGGGTTATGCATCCGTTTGTGCCATTGCGCAAGTGCTCGCTACCTATCTGATGCTCCGGGTTTTTCAATCCGGTAGTTTTGCATTAGGTACACTTCTGGCAAAAACAGAAGCGGTGCTTGCTGCCTTGATCGGTATTCCGCTGCTACACAACTCGCTAAACCTGATTGCCTGGAGCGGTATTGCACTGGGTGTCACTGGGACGTTAGTGATGAGTATGCGACTGAGCAATTTACGTTATATGCATAAAGATCTGTCGCTGCTGGCCGGGCTGGGAAGTGGATTCTGTTTTGCCATCACATCAGTGACAGCGTCACTTGCAAGCCATTCACTGCAAGGATCGATTATTACCAGCGCGGGTGTCACCATCTGGTACGTCCTTGCCCTACAATCGGTGCTCTTATGTGGTCTACAAATCTATCGCAGCCGTGATGTCTTAGCGCCAGTGAAACAGTCTTTTCTGCTCAGTACCAAAGTGGGGATTCTCAGTTCACTGGGCTCGATCGGATGGTTCACCGGATTTGCCCTGATAAATCCGGCACTGGTCAAAACACTGGGACAAATCGAGATTCTCGGCACGCTATACTTTTCCAAACGTCGCTTCCATGAACGGATGAGCTTACAACAATGGATCGGTGGCAGCATGATTGTCGGCAGTGTCATATTGGTTGCCATTGCAACGCTGTAA
- a CDS encoding 3'-5' exonuclease has product MNCNRVVCFDLEMCCWNENGVGTTGEIIEIGLAEIALDEGKIVKRAQYYVQPEQDEVSLFCAELTGITPRKLEKQGRPLAQVIQSMIKNFGSTKKVYMAWGRDDLILQQECEQKGIESPIHEFINLATLYRIQHRMKERRIGHRTAQESAGIPWEGRQHSGYIDAYNLAKLALTML; this is encoded by the coding sequence ATGAACTGCAATCGGGTAGTCTGCTTCGATCTGGAAATGTGTTGTTGGAATGAAAACGGTGTCGGCACAACCGGAGAAATTATTGAAATCGGTTTGGCTGAAATTGCACTGGATGAAGGTAAGATCGTCAAAAGAGCCCAGTATTATGTTCAGCCGGAACAGGATGAGGTGTCTTTATTCTGCGCTGAACTGACCGGAATTACCCCGCGTAAACTGGAGAAACAAGGGCGACCTCTGGCACAGGTGATTCAGTCGATGATCAAAAACTTTGGTTCAACCAAGAAAGTCTATATGGCATGGGGCAGGGATGATCTGATTTTGCAACAAGAGTGTGAACAGAAAGGTATCGAATCGCCGATTCATGAGTTTATCAATCTGGCAACCTTGTACCGGATTCAACACCGGATGAAAGAACGCCGCATCGGACACCGGACGGCTCAAGAATCGGCCGGGATCCCATGGGAAGGGCGTCAGCATTCCGGATATATTGACGCCTATAATCTCGCTAAGCTGGCGTTGACCATGTTATAG